A single window of Camarhynchus parvulus chromosome 9, STF_HiC, whole genome shotgun sequence DNA harbors:
- the PIGX gene encoding phosphatidylinositol-glycan biosynthesis class X protein — MAGGRRGPVRVGAGLGALLCALHVQAACRVTTVTQELLKEGFHRDLLVKVELGEDAGGCAVAAQVHLPPGIYVDPYELATLQQHNLTKAVLFPDAIDVEAPEYLAKAVVLLLFLEPEAHCSRCFHGTVPVHARYHRPARATHQALVALQSPEVLLCCCHGHLSAECWEPAEVDAPCSSDTSSPCQWHTTKHRPVCEESMLKVPVGLREHSSLVCALTLLTTGLCSGLILAAACKYGHFSQ, encoded by the exons atggcgggcgggcggcgggggccggtGCGGGtcggggccgggctgggcgcGCTGCTCTGCGCCCTCC ATGTGCAGGCAGCCTGTCGGGTCACCACTGTCACACAGGAGCTCCTCAAGGAGGGGTTTCACAG GGACCTGCTGGTGAAGGTAGAGCTTGGGGAGGATGCAGGAGGATGTGCAGTGGCAGCTCAGGTGCATCTGCCACCAGGAATCTACGTGGATCCCTACGAGCTGGCAACgctgcagcagcacaacctGACCAAG GCAGTGCTATTCCCTGATGCCATTGACGTGGAGGCTCCAGAGTACCTGGCCAAggctgttgtgctgctgctgttcctggagcCGGAGGCGCACTGCTCCCGCTGCTTCCACGGCACTGTGCCCGTGCACGCCCGCTACCACCGCCCAGCCCGGGCCACACACCAGGCCTtggtggctctgcagagcccagaggtgctgctctgctgctgccacg GTCACCTGTCTGCAGAGTGCTGGGAACCTGCTGAAGTGGACGCTCCTTGCTCATCTGACACCAGCAGTCCCTGTCAGTGGCACACCACAAAACACAGACCT gtATGTGAGGAATCGATGCTGAAGGTTCCTGTGGGGCTCAGGGAGCACAGTTCCTTGGTGTGTGCCCTGACCCTGCTcaccacagggctctgctctggcctgatcctggctgctgcctgcaagTATGGACACTTCTCACAGTGA